The DNA sequence GAAGAGGTCCTCGCCCTCGCGCAGGGCCGCGGTGCGGGTCAGGGCGGCGTACGCGGTCAGGCCGGTGCCGCCGAGGATGGAGAGGTACGCCTCCAGCGGGACGCCCTCGTGGCCGCGCAGCTTGCGGGTGCCGCCGGCGCCCAGGGTGACGAGGGCGTGGGTGCGCCAGCCCTCGCGGTGGAAGACCAGGTCGCCCTCCGCGAGGCCCGGGTCGCGCGAGGCGAGGACCCGGCCCACCGAGCGCCCTTCCAGCGGGGTGCCGAGTGCGAAGCCGTCCTCGCCGCCGTCCATCAGTCCGCGGTGGTACGGGTCCACCGACAGCAGCAGGTTCTCCACCAGGGTGGTGCCGGGCCCCGGCTCGGGGACGGGGCTTTGGACGTAGGCGAAGTCGGAGGCGGCGGGGAAGCCGGCCGGCCGGGCGATCTGGTGGACGGCGTAAGCGGTGCCGGTGCTGTTCGTGGTCATGGCGAGGACGCTAGGAGGGAATCGCCGAGCCGGGCAGGGGGTTTGGCTCATGGAAGCCACACGTCCATGAATGACGCTCATAGAACGAGGTGAGGCCCCCGTGGCCGAGCTCCTCCCGCAGGAACTGCGGGTGCTGGTGGCCGTCGCCGAGAGCGGCGGCTTCTCCTCCGCGGCCGTCTCGCTCGGCCTCACCCAGTCGGCCGTCTCGCACTCGGTGCGCGGCAGCGAGGCCAAGCTCGGCGCGGTGCTCTTCGAGCGCGGCCGGACCGGCGCCTCGCCCACCCCGGCGGGGGAGCGGGCCGTCGGGCACGCCCGCCGGATCCTGCGGCTCTACGAGGTCATGGGCTCGGAGGCGCGCGGCGCGGGCCGGGCCGCGGACCCGGCGGCACTGGACGGCGTGCTGCGGATCGCCGCGTTCCGCAGCGCGGCCCTGCACCTGCTGCCCCCCGTCCTGGAGCGACTCACCGCCCGCCACCCGGGGCTGCGCCCCGAGGTCCGGGTGGTGCGCGAGCTCGGCGCCGGTGCGGCCGGGGAGGTGGCCGCGGGCCGTGCGGACCTCGGCATCGCGACGCTGGGCGTTGCGCGGGGCCTGCCGCCCGGTCTGCTGAGCGGGATGCTCGTGGAGGAGGCGTACGCCCTGGTGCACCCGGCGGGACATCCCGATCCGAGGGCGCTGCCCCTGATGGACTGGGACGAGAACTGCGGCTCCCACACCCGCACGTGGTGGCTGGCGCAGGACTGGATCCCGCGAGCGACCGTCAAGGCGGAGGACGACGCGATGGTGCTGACCATGGTCGGCCGGGGGCTCGGTATGGCGATCATGCCCGAGCTGTCCCTCCGGGAGGTGACCGGAGCCGTCGAGGTCACCGGTTTGGGTCCGCAGGGGCCGGTGAGGCGCGTGGGGTACGTCACCACACCGGAATCCGCCGCCACTCTCGCCGTACGGGCTCTGATCAGGGAACTTCGCACCGCAAGCGGCTGAAACCGGAGCCTGGAAAGGAGACTTCCGGGAGGTTTCGCGTCTCAGATAGTAGGAAGTCCGAGTAATTGCGGAGACATACAGCGGGAGCTGGCCTACGTTGTAGAAGCCGAACGTCTCGCCGATCCGGCGAATGGCGGTCGAGAGCGCGCGCCCCATGGCAGGCAACCCCTGCCGCGCACCGCTCCCCGCCTCTTCCGGCGCCTTGAAGGAACCCCTCATCCGTGGCCCCGCCACGCCGTGATCTCAAGGAGTCGATCACCATGACGCACACCCCCTCCACCACCGCCCGCCGCGTCCGCCGCTCCGCCGCCGCCGACGCCGACCGCAAGAACGCCGCCGCCGCCCTCCAGCGCGCGCTGGACCGCCGCGACAACGGCGGCTCGACCGGTCACTGACCGCCGGGGACCAGCCCGCCGGCCCCCTGCGGGCCCGGCCCCTGACCTGCCGCTGAGCGTTCCCCG is a window from the Streptomyces sp. NBC_01244 genome containing:
- a CDS encoding LysR family transcriptional regulator — its product is MTLIERGEAPVAELLPQELRVLVAVAESGGFSSAAVSLGLTQSAVSHSVRGSEAKLGAVLFERGRTGASPTPAGERAVGHARRILRLYEVMGSEARGAGRAADPAALDGVLRIAAFRSAALHLLPPVLERLTARHPGLRPEVRVVRELGAGAAGEVAAGRADLGIATLGVARGLPPGLLSGMLVEEAYALVHPAGHPDPRALPLMDWDENCGSHTRTWWLAQDWIPRATVKAEDDAMVLTMVGRGLGMAIMPELSLREVTGAVEVTGLGPQGPVRRVGYVTTPESAATLAVRALIRELRTASG